One window from the genome of Acinetobacter sp. ANC 7912 encodes:
- a CDS encoding 5-formyltetrahydrofolate cyclo-ligase, with the protein MTTTIPELRKHLRKARRRISRFQQRKSAQQVLNLFRLRLNPQFKSAKKIGLYLDAFGEIHTRLLIEYCFAQGKLVYLPVICNMNQHLVWVRITPHQYRNKRFSHHGLGMREPLQHRGVHVSKLDLLIMPLLACDDRGTRIGMGGGYYDRTLATAYKKPYRLGLAHDLQVVEKTLPRESWDQPLDALLTPTRLLRFKRYYGHPDVPRSF; encoded by the coding sequence ATGACTACGACCATCCCGGAACTTCGCAAACACCTCCGCAAAGCCCGTCGTCGTATATCAAGATTTCAACAAAGAAAGTCGGCCCAGCAGGTACTCAATCTATTCAGGTTAAGGCTGAATCCACAATTTAAATCTGCAAAAAAAATCGGTTTGTATTTAGATGCCTTTGGCGAGATTCATACTCGACTACTCATCGAGTATTGTTTTGCACAAGGCAAACTGGTTTATCTTCCTGTCATTTGTAATATGAATCAGCACCTAGTCTGGGTGCGGATCACTCCACATCAATACCGAAATAAACGCTTTTCCCACCATGGGCTGGGTATGCGGGAACCACTGCAACACCGAGGTGTGCATGTCTCCAAACTTGATCTGTTGATCATGCCTTTACTTGCATGTGACGACCGTGGTACAAGAATTGGTATGGGCGGGGGCTATTATGACCGGACTTTAGCAACGGCGTATAAAAAGCCCTATCGTCTTGGTTTGGCACATGATTTACAAGTGGTTGAAAAAACTTTACCACGTGAGTCTTGGGATCAACCTTTGGATGCCCTATTAACACCAACACGCCTGCTGCGTTTCAAGCGTTATTACGGGCATCCGGATGTACCAAGATCTTTCTAA
- a CDS encoding YncE family protein: protein MTRKIQPLTRFMQLIFGGAALISASSYAATMNQPAPPGTQQVFFVGNNWDGTVTVIKPSGNFEKIGVINMIPDRKERLLEIHLNPIKLIAYTYIQATAGEGNDQLVDDMYSTPDGQSVVASRPSFADVVSINIKTGKINWRKPVEGFRADHMAVSPDGQRIAVSASSGNVVQVLDINTGKELGRFATGDKPHENIYFNGGSKIINSAIGNVETSLDAQWQDFTKGKRYLTIADANTFKVLKKIDFRPALDKFGRKDLSNSVRPMVLSKDESKIYAQVSFFNGLIEYDLNQDKITKIGQLPGSSTIPSDRTKWVNDSRHHGLSISEDGEKLCVAGTMDDYATIVDRKTLTAGPLISAGKPYWATVSPDGKNCVISESEADVVTVIDFATGHKVRSVPVGNHPQRVRIGYAPADWSTP from the coding sequence ATGACCAGGAAAATCCAACCTTTGACACGGTTCATGCAACTCATTTTTGGCGGTGCAGCACTGATTTCAGCATCAAGTTATGCAGCAACAATGAATCAACCGGCACCTCCAGGTACCCAACAGGTCTTTTTTGTTGGGAATAATTGGGATGGTACTGTGACGGTCATCAAGCCTTCGGGTAATTTTGAAAAAATTGGTGTTATTAATATGATTCCAGATCGCAAAGAGCGCTTACTAGAAATTCACCTAAACCCCATCAAACTGATTGCCTATACCTACATTCAAGCTACAGCGGGCGAGGGTAATGATCAGTTAGTGGATGATATGTATTCCACTCCGGATGGTCAGTCGGTGGTGGCTTCACGGCCAAGCTTTGCAGATGTGGTTTCAATCAATATTAAAACTGGAAAAATTAATTGGCGTAAGCCCGTAGAAGGTTTCCGGGCAGATCATATGGCAGTTTCTCCAGATGGGCAGCGTATTGCAGTTTCAGCATCTTCAGGGAATGTCGTACAGGTTTTAGATATTAATACTGGTAAGGAGCTTGGACGTTTTGCAACGGGTGACAAACCACATGAAAATATCTACTTCAATGGAGGCAGTAAAATTATAAACTCTGCCATTGGTAATGTGGAAACATCGTTAGATGCACAGTGGCAAGACTTTACCAAGGGTAAACGCTATCTGACAATTGCTGATGCCAATACGTTTAAAGTACTGAAGAAAATTGATTTCCGTCCAGCTTTAGATAAATTTGGTCGTAAAGATTTATCTAATTCAGTTCGTCCAATGGTCTTAAGCAAGGATGAAAGCAAAATCTACGCGCAGGTGTCTTTCTTTAATGGTCTGATTGAATATGATTTAAATCAAGACAAAATTACCAAGATTGGCCAGCTGCCAGGTAGCAGCACTATTCCAAGTGACCGTACTAAATGGGTCAATGATTCTCGCCATCACGGACTTTCAATCAGTGAGGATGGAGAAAAATTATGTGTAGCAGGCACCATGGATGATTATGCCACCATTGTAGATCGTAAAACTTTAACAGCAGGTCCACTCATTTCAGCAGGGAAACCATATTGGGCGACCGTAAGTCCAGATGGTAAAAACTGTGTGATTTCTGAAAGTGAGGCAGATGTTGTCACAGTTATTGATTTTGCTACAGGTCATAAAGTTCGAAGTGTACCTGTAGGCAACCATCCACAGCGTGTCCGTATCGGTTATGCACCAGCTGACTGGTCTACGCCATAA